GGGAAGGAGGTGAAGGTCAGCGCCTCACTACTTTATCTACCGGTGCCTCCGCCCCACGCTGGAGCCCGGATGGGAAAATGATTTTGTTCAACAGCACCGTTTATCCTTTGTGTTATACCGATTCAGCGAACAAGAAAGCCGCAGAAGACAAGAAGAAACTTAAATACAAAGCCCGTGTTTATACCTCTTTTCCCATCCGTGACTTTGATCACTGGCGGGATGAAATGCAGGACCATGCTTTTGTGCAGGCTGTTGAAGCAGGAAGTGTTGCCAGGGATCTTTTCACCGATGTGGCACTCAGCAGATCGGAAGGCTTCGACTACACAGGCGCAGCGTGGAGTGCCGACAGCAAAGAAGTGATACTCGCTGTCAGCGATAATGCCAATACTGCTGCTTACCAGGAACCTTTCTCGCAATTGTACAAGGTTACAGTAAATGGTGGTGAAGCAACAAGACTTACCAATGATAAGAATGACTATGGAAATCCTCAGGTCACGAGGGATGGCAGGTATCTACTCTGCTACAGCTCGCTTGTAAATAACTATAAAGTGTATAACCTTAATCGCCTCGTGCGCTTCGACTGGCCTTCCATGCAAAACAAAACGATGATGAGTGAAAAAATTGACCGAGGCATCAATAATTATGTGGTTACCCGTGATCTCGTTTATATGAGCGTGGAGGATCAGGGCAGAGACAAGATTTACACGCTGCCGTTGAATGGTGGCGATCCGAAGATTATTAGTACGGCTTCTGCCGGTTGCTTCACAAGTGTCAGCACAGGAACGACAGGCACCACAACGGTAGTTGCCAATTATGAAACAGCATCCAGCCCACCCGAAATTGCCCGCCTTAATGCCGATGGCAGTCATACCATGCTGACGGAAATGAATAAAGCAAAACTCGCACAACTTGATCTTCCGGCGGTTGAAACTGTTTGGTACACCGGCAAGAAAGGTCAGCAGATAAGAAGCCTTTTGGTGCGACCGGCAGGATTTGATCCCGCTAAGAAATATCCATTGTTTGTGGTAATACATGGTGGTCCGGCCGGTTCATGGAAAGAAAACTGGGGCTACAGGTGGAATTATCATTTGCTTGCCAGCCCGGGTTATGTACTCTTGCTAACAGACTATACAGGATCAACCGGCTATGGAGAAAAATTCGGACAGGATATTCAGTACGATCCTTTCAAAGGCCCGGGTGAAGAAATAAACGGTGCGGCAGCAGATGCGATAAAACGCTTTTCATTTATTGATGGCACCCGCCAGGCTGCAGGCGGCGCAAGCTATGGCGGACATCTTGCCAACTGGCTGCAGGCTACTACCACACATTATAAATGCCTCATCTCGCATGCAGGTCTGGTAAACAGCATATCGCAATGGGGCACAAGCGATGTAATCTATGGCCGCGAAGTGATGAATGGCGGCGCACCATGGACGGATGCTAAAGTCTGGAAAGAACAAAATCCATATCGTTACGCGGCCAACTTCAAAACACCAATGCTTATTACGGTAGGTGAACTGGACTACCGTGTGCCCATCAATAACTCCATTGAGAACTGGCATATATTACAGCGGCAGAAAGTTCCAAGCAAACTGATTGTCTTTCCGGAAGAAAATCACTGGATCTTAAAAGCCGAAAACAGCAGGTTCTTTTACCAAACTGTGCAAGACTGGCTGGCGGAATATTTAAAATAAACAAACTAACGGTCAGCCGTTAACTGGCAAGTGAAGCATCATTGCCTTTTTCAGGAAAGCAATAATTTCTCTGTTCTGACTAAAGGTCAACAACATTGGTATAAACCTGTGAAATGGGCATACACCACTATACAGAAGTTCTTACGCTGATAATTTGACTAAATTTGAAACTGCTTTCATTGCATCTTTTGCTGTCACAATTCAAGGGAATGAAATCAGTTGCATTAGGTTTTTGCATACTACTGTTATTGGCTGTTTCTCCCGTCTGCTCACAAACACTCAGTCTTACACAGGATCCAACATGGCTGAATCTCGGCGACCTCGATGTTCCGGGAAATCAGATTACGGTGGAAGCACTTATCTACCGGGATGGATTCAGCACTATCAATATTGTCAGCAAGCACTCTTTTCCCGATGATGTGAATTATCTGCTCAGGCCGCAGACATTTGAACTTACCACCTATGTGAGTGGCAATAGCGGAGCCACACAGTTTTTGCAAATGGCGAATCCATTTACGATGGCTTCAAAAACATGGTATCATATTGCAGGAACCTATGATGGCTCGTTTGTACGATATTATGTGAATGGTTGTCTTGTTATTGAAAAACCATTCAGCGGTAACTTGTTTCAAAATGATCTGCCCGCCGCTATTGGTAATCAAAGCACTAATCAGGCAGAGCAGTTTTTGGGAAAGATGGATGAAGTGCGCATCTGGAATATTTGCCGTACACAGGAACAGATTGCCGCGAATATGCTTGACCTTCCTAACCCATCAACACAGGCAGGGCTCATTGCATACTACAAATTTGAAAATGACTTCACAAACAGCCAGGGTAATGCGATTTGGAACGGCACGCCCGTAGGCAACCTGTTTTTTGCTCCCAGCCAGATTGATCTTCCTTCTTTTGAGATTACAGGCATTGCAACCACTAATTCCGATTGCAGTTCATTGCATAACGGAACTATCACCATCACCACCAACAGACCTAACTCCACCTTCTCTATTGATGGTGTGAATTATCAAAGCAGCGGCGTTTTTAATGATGTGGACGCCGGTACTTATACCATTTATGTTCGCTCGCCGGAAGGCTGCATCATCGACAGTATAGCCACGGTGATTGGCAATAACATTTCATTCCCCGTTGCTTTGACACGCATTATTTGCAGTGGAGAAAATTATCTGGGATATACCAGCACGGGCATCTATGTTGATACCATTAAAACTGCCGGCAGCTGTGATACTATCCGCACATTAGACCTCACCGTTCATCCGTCTTATCATTTCAGCGATGCGGTTACTTTATGCCCGGGCGATGTTTATGATTTCCATGGCACTTTCTTGTCTGCAAGCGGAACCTATACCGCCGCTTTCCTGACATCTAAGGGATGTGACAGCATTTATACACTGGAACTAACCGTGCTGCCCGGAACATTTCTTCCCGATGATACGCTGCTTTGCATTGGCAGTTCGTATGAAATAGTAAGCTCATCAGCAGCGACACTCTGGTTTGACAATACGGTTTCACCAACGAAAACCGTCACTTCCACTGGCTGGTATTGGGCAACCATCAAAGACGCAACAGGCTGTGATGTGACAGATTCCATCTATGTGCAGTTTAACACCAAGTATTTTGTTCCTAATGCGTTTACACCGGACGGCAATGGTATCAATGATGTCTTTGCACCGGTATTGTCGGGAACACAACTGAAGAATTATCAACTGTTCATCTTTGACCGATGGGGTAAACAACTTTTTGCTTCAGACGATCCTGCCGACAGCTGGGATGGTACCTATCTTGGAAAAATCTGCAGCGTGGGTACCTATATCTATTATCTCTCTGTTGAATCGGGCACCTGTGAAAAAGTAGTCACCCATGGATATGTAAACTTGTTGAAGTAACATATCAGCGTGACTGCTTTCATATAGTGCAGGCAAAGATTCATGCAGGTTCCCGGAACACCTGCAATTCAATTTTGTCCATCCGCCGGATAACAATTTGTATATGCTGCTTTAACTGATGTCAAATCTAAAATCACAGTAATTTTCGATTGACACAGCAATTTGTTTCTGCCATAACTTCATGTAGTTATAACTGGAGCCGGAAAAAATTCCTGCAATTCCCTGTTGTCTGTTTAAACCTGTTTGAACAACTGCAATGAATGCACTGCCAAATGAAATAACGTTACATGAAAAATTGAATATTTAACGGGACATCATTATTTTCGTAATAAAAAAAAAGATATGAATGCTCCCATGATTTTTGCCCTTTCCATCTTCACCTACTTCTGTGCCATTGGTGCAATATTCAGCATTGTCTGGAGCATAAAAAGTGAAGGCGCTTATAACATGCTAAGTATAGCAGCAGGCTTCGACCTGCAAGAAACAGCTGCATCATCATTGCAGGCAGGTAAGGCAATGAGATTCCTGTTAATTGATTTTACCAGCCAGATGCTCGGACTGAATTTATTTGCTTTGCTCATCTTATGGCTTCCATTCAGGCATGGTGAATACTGGGCCTGGATAGCTTTATGGTTTTATCCTTTGATGTTTGCATGGCATTATTTTCATTACGCAAAAAAGACCCGTTTTTCGATGGTTCAGATAATCTATTGTGTAATAAGCGCCCTGGCATTACTGCTCAATTACTCGAATTTTTTCGGCACTCCTGTTTAATCTCAATTCATCCTTTTTGTAACGCCGGCATTGAGTGATGTTAAAAAAAGTGAACGGAAGAAGTGACTGTGATTCTCATCAAGCTTCACACAAGCAGCCGATATGAACAAAGACGTACTGCGATACAATGAATCGCTTAATGCGGACGACAATGCTATTTGCTCCTTACTTGCGCAATGCATCAACCGCCATTTACCTGCGGCCGAAAATAAGATCTGGCATGCTCATCCGGTTTGGTTTATCGAAGGAAATCCCATTGTAGGTTACCACAAACTGAAAAATTGTATCCGGTTGTTGTTCTGGAGCGGGCAATCATTTGATGAACCAATGCTGCAGAAAGAGGGCAGCTTCAAAGCCGCTGAAGTACGTTATACTGACGTGAAGCAGGTGAATAAAAGTGATTTGAAACGCTGGCTGGAAAAATCAGCGCGGATTCAATGGGATTATAAAAACATTGTGAAGAGAAAGGGCCTAATAGAACGGCTTATATAAACCTTCAAGTCATAAAAACTACCGCCTGTTGGTATTAACCGACCTTCATTTGCAGGTTTACAATTTGATACTACTGATGTGTTTTGCCCGGCTTGCGGAAAAAAACTGCGGTGCGCGCTATCGCTTCCTCCTTACTGTATTTCGGTTCAAATCCAAAATCACGCTTTGCCTTTGCTGAAGAGAAAGTAAAGTCAGTGGTGATGTACAACACGGCAAAGCGGCTGAGCTTCGGACTATAATATATTATGGGGCGCAAGAGCAACGCCAAAAATTCGGTAATAGCTCCAATCGCGTACATCAGCCATCGTGGCAACCAAACATTGCGTGGACGGATAGTATATCCTGATCTTATGACAATCTCATCGAAGAACTTAAAAAAGTTGGTGCCCGGGCCATCTGTAATGAAGTAAGCCTGTCCGGCCATTGCTTGTTGACCATCAACAAGCACCTTTGCAATTTGCACATGCGCCCAGGCCATATTGCCCACATAAATATGCTGGTTTAAAGCACTGCCGTTCCCGACTCGAACATACAATCCTTTTTTGGCCATTTCAATTAGTGGTGGAAGA
The DNA window shown above is from Chitinophagales bacterium and carries:
- a CDS encoding S9 family peptidase: MKKITLIAGLLFCFCNLYAQDKKAITHEDMWLMNRVGAPAVSPDGNWVMFSVTEAAYDEKEQVSDIWLVAADGHSPARKLTAGKAGESGYTWSPDGTFIAFVAKRDGDEVAQIYTMNIREGGEGQRLTTLSTGASAPRWSPDGKMILFNSTVYPLCYTDSANKKAAEDKKKLKYKARVYTSFPIRDFDHWRDEMQDHAFVQAVEAGSVARDLFTDVALSRSEGFDYTGAAWSADSKEVILAVSDNANTAAYQEPFSQLYKVTVNGGEATRLTNDKNDYGNPQVTRDGRYLLCYSSLVNNYKVYNLNRLVRFDWPSMQNKTMMSEKIDRGINNYVVTRDLVYMSVEDQGRDKIYTLPLNGGDPKIISTASAGCFTSVSTGTTGTTTVVANYETASSPPEIARLNADGSHTMLTEMNKAKLAQLDLPAVETVWYTGKKGQQIRSLLVRPAGFDPAKKYPLFVVIHGGPAGSWKENWGYRWNYHLLASPGYVLLLTDYTGSTGYGEKFGQDIQYDPFKGPGEEINGAAADAIKRFSFIDGTRQAAGGASYGGHLANWLQATTTHYKCLISHAGLVNSISQWGTSDVIYGREVMNGGAPWTDAKVWKEQNPYRYAANFKTPMLITVGELDYRVPINNSIENWHILQRQKVPSKLIVFPEENHWILKAENSRFFYQTVQDWLAEYLK
- a CDS encoding gliding motility-associated C-terminal domain-containing protein, with product MKSVALGFCILLLLAVSPVCSQTLSLTQDPTWLNLGDLDVPGNQITVEALIYRDGFSTINIVSKHSFPDDVNYLLRPQTFELTTYVSGNSGATQFLQMANPFTMASKTWYHIAGTYDGSFVRYYVNGCLVIEKPFSGNLFQNDLPAAIGNQSTNQAEQFLGKMDEVRIWNICRTQEQIAANMLDLPNPSTQAGLIAYYKFENDFTNSQGNAIWNGTPVGNLFFAPSQIDLPSFEITGIATTNSDCSSLHNGTITITTNRPNSTFSIDGVNYQSSGVFNDVDAGTYTIYVRSPEGCIIDSIATVIGNNISFPVALTRIICSGENYLGYTSTGIYVDTIKTAGSCDTIRTLDLTVHPSYHFSDAVTLCPGDVYDFHGTFLSASGTYTAAFLTSKGCDSIYTLELTVLPGTFLPDDTLLCIGSSYEIVSSSAATLWFDNTVSPTKTVTSTGWYWATIKDATGCDVTDSIYVQFNTKYFVPNAFTPDGNGINDVFAPVLSGTQLKNYQLFIFDRWGKQLFASDDPADSWDGTYLGKICSVGTYIYYLSVESGTCEKVVTHGYVNLLK
- a CDS encoding DUF1801 domain-containing protein; its protein translation is MNKDVLRYNESLNADDNAICSLLAQCINRHLPAAENKIWHAHPVWFIEGNPIVGYHKLKNCIRLLFWSGQSFDEPMLQKEGSFKAAEVRYTDVKQVNKSDLKRWLEKSARIQWDYKNIVKRKGLIERLI